One genomic window of Metopolophium dirhodum isolate CAU chromosome 4, ASM1992520v1, whole genome shotgun sequence includes the following:
- the LOC132942814 gene encoding E3 SUMO-protein ligase KIAA1586-like — MTKNQVSHVHVSSNWIQYDIVPTGNSISKQQASLRKKISKHKCSQSHISAENIINRNMPKLIDLQALNGVNMGRVLQTNKSCANIVDHISNEMRLKICNDIIENNRKLCIVVDESTTLSKKTMLVICLRCANDFLKQNLVGFVSDGASNMLGRKAGVGVLLQNIFPDLIIWHCCNHRLELAVSDTIKAVQGLNHLKCFFEKLYSLYHQSPKNMTELNACAASLESSILNIGKIFTIRWVASSIRTVRAVWNNYVALHKYFQESSIDNKRDGKERSKYLGINNMLTSKDFVFNLGMLYDVLNELSDLSLQLQKRDLGLAKAHNMID; from the exons atgaCCAAg aatcaAGTATCTCATGTGCATGTATCATCAAACTGGATTCAATATGACATTGTTCCGACTGGAAATAGTATATCCAAACAACAAGCTAGTTTGAGGAAAAAGATCTCCAAGCATAAGTGTAGTCAATCACATATCAGTGCAGAGAACATAATTAATCGTA ATATGCCTAAATTAATAGACCTACAAGCGCTCAATGGAGTTAATATGGGTCGAGTGTTACAAACCAATAAATCTTGTGCTAATATTGTTGACCATATTTCTAATGAAATGAGGCTTAAAATttgcaatgatattattgaaaacaatagaaaattatgtattgttgtTGATGAGTCAACTACATTGAGCAAAAAAACAATGTTAGTTATTTGCTTAAGATGTGCTAATG attttttaaaacaaaatctagTTGGATTTGTTAGTGACGGAGCTTCTAACATGCTGGGAAGAAAAGCTGGAGTTGGTGTTTTACTACAAAACATTTTTCCTGACCTCATTATCTGGCATTGTTGCAACCATAGATTGGAACTTGCGGTAAGTGATACTATTAAAGCAGTGCAAGGTCTTAATcacttgaaatgtttttttgaaaaactttatTCATTGTATCACCAATCTCCTAAAAATATGACAGAACTTAATGCATGTGCTGCATCTTTAGAAagcagtattttaaatataggaaAGATATTTACAATTCGGTGGGTGGCATCCAGCATTAGAACAGTACGTGCAGTTTGGAATAACTATGTTGCTCtccataaatattttcaagaatCTTCCATTGATAATAAAAGAGATGGAAAAGAAAGAtctaaatatttaggtataaataatatgttaacatcaAAAgactttgtattcaatttagGTATGTTATATGATGTATTAAATGAATTATCTGATTTGTCATTACAACTACAAAAAAGAGATTTAGGTTTGGCAAAAGCTCATAATATGATCGACTGA